From Leptotrichia wadei, one genomic window encodes:
- the ffh gene encoding signal recognition particle protein codes for MFNNLGDRFKDIFKKVSGQGKLTENNMKDALREVRLALLEADVNYGVAKNFVAKIREKALGEQVISGVNPTQQFIKIVNDELVEVLGGSNVSIAKAEKNPTIVMLSGLQGAGKTTFSGKLAKHLKSKGEKPFLIGADVYRPAAKKQLKVLGEQVKVPVFTIDESTDALEIVKQGIEASKAEHATYVIIDTAGRLHIDEQLMHELQDIKDSFNPNEILLVVDGMTGQDAVNVAKEFNEQLDITGVVLTKLDGDTRGGAALSVKEVAGKPIKFISEGEKLDDIAPFHPDRLASRILGMGDVVSLVEKAQEAIDEKEAKKMEEKFRKNQFDFEDFLKQFKMIRKMGSIAGIMKMIPGVDSSMIDMGMAEKEMKKVEAIIFSMTVQERRDPKLLKNGSRKMRIAKGSGVQVNDVNKLIKQFEQMKQMMKMFNSGGIPGLGGGFMKGRRK; via the coding sequence ATGTTTAATAATTTAGGAGACAGATTTAAAGATATATTTAAAAAAGTCAGCGGCCAGGGGAAGTTGACTGAAAATAATATGAAGGATGCTTTGAGAGAAGTGCGGTTGGCATTGCTTGAAGCGGATGTAAATTATGGCGTAGCTAAGAATTTTGTGGCAAAAATTAGGGAAAAAGCTCTTGGAGAGCAGGTTATTAGCGGAGTTAATCCAACACAGCAATTCATTAAAATTGTAAATGATGAGTTGGTAGAAGTGCTGGGAGGTTCAAATGTTTCAATTGCTAAAGCTGAAAAAAATCCTACAATTGTAATGCTTTCTGGGCTTCAAGGGGCTGGGAAAACTACATTTTCTGGAAAATTGGCTAAACATCTGAAATCAAAAGGGGAAAAGCCGTTTTTAATTGGAGCGGATGTTTATAGACCTGCTGCTAAAAAGCAATTAAAGGTATTAGGAGAGCAAGTAAAAGTTCCAGTATTTACAATTGATGAGAGTACAGATGCATTGGAAATTGTAAAACAGGGAATTGAGGCTTCAAAGGCGGAGCATGCTACTTATGTAATTATTGATACGGCAGGAAGGCTGCATATTGATGAGCAGCTTATGCATGAATTGCAGGATATAAAGGATAGTTTTAACCCAAATGAGATTTTGCTTGTCGTTGATGGAATGACTGGGCAGGATGCGGTTAATGTGGCTAAAGAGTTTAATGAGCAGCTTGATATTACGGGAGTCGTGCTTACGAAACTGGATGGAGATACTCGTGGTGGAGCAGCCCTTTCAGTAAAGGAAGTTGCAGGAAAGCCAATTAAGTTCATAAGTGAAGGGGAAAAACTGGATGACATCGCACCGTTTCATCCTGACAGGCTTGCTTCACGTATTCTTGGAATGGGAGATGTCGTTTCACTTGTGGAAAAGGCACAGGAAGCCATTGATGAAAAAGAAGCCAAGAAAATGGAGGAAAAATTTAGAAAAAATCAGTTTGACTTTGAAGATTTTCTAAAGCAGTTTAAAATGATAAGAAAAATGGGATCAATTGCTGGAATTATGAAAATGATACCAGGAGTTGACTCAAGCATGATTGACATGGGAATGGCTGAAAAGGAAATGAAAAAAGTTGAAGCGATTATTTTCTCAATGACAGTTCAGGAAAGACGTGATCCGAAACTTCTAAAAAATGGAAGCCGTAAAATGAGAATTGCTAAAGGAAGCGGAGTTCAAGTAAATGATGTAAATAAATTAATAAAGCAGTTTGAACAAATGAAGCAGATGATGAAAATGTTCAATAGTGGCGGTATTCCAGGACTTGGCGGAGGATTTATGAAGGGCAGAAGAAAATAA
- a CDS encoding sirohydrochlorin cobaltochelatase: MKKAILVTSFGTSHKDTRKKCLDSIQREVEEKYGNENVERAYTSGIIRRIIEKNEGIHIFDQKEGLKVLKDKGFEEIITMSLHILDGIEYSKLDDKFGKISKPLLADDKDLKKIVNNKEFNDFEGNDAIVFMGHGTENAADCIYQKLQDEYLKAGKDNIFIATVEGKVTIKDIVEKMKGKGFRNILLKPLMIVAGDHAKNDMSSDKKDSWKTILKNEGYKVTSVLKGMGEYKFIREMFMDKLKDVYICRGTIHM; encoded by the coding sequence ATGAAAAAAGCTATTTTAGTAACTAGCTTTGGGACATCGCATAAAGATACACGAAAAAAATGTCTTGATTCAATCCAAAGGGAAGTAGAGGAAAAATATGGAAATGAAAATGTGGAAAGAGCTTATACTTCAGGAATCATAAGACGGATAATAGAAAAAAATGAAGGGATTCATATATTTGACCAGAAGGAAGGACTAAAAGTCTTAAAAGATAAAGGGTTTGAGGAAATAATAACAATGTCTTTGCATATTTTAGATGGAATTGAATATTCAAAACTTGATGATAAGTTTGGAAAAATATCAAAACCGCTTTTGGCAGATGACAAGGATTTAAAAAAAATTGTAAACAATAAAGAATTTAATGATTTTGAGGGAAACGATGCTATTGTGTTTATGGGACACGGAACTGAAAATGCTGCAGATTGCATATATCAAAAATTGCAGGATGAGTATTTAAAAGCTGGAAAAGATAACATTTTCATAGCCACTGTTGAAGGGAAAGTGACTATTAAAGATATTGTTGAAAAAATGAAGGGAAAAGGTTTTAGAAATATATTATTAAAACCACTTATGATAGTAGCTGGAGATCATGCAAAAAATGATATGTCTTCTGATAAAAAGGATTCATGGAAGACAATACTAAAAAATGAAGGTTATAAAGTAACATCTGTTCTAAAAGGAATGGGAGAATACAAGTTTATTCGAGAAATGTTTATGGATAAGCTGAAAGATGTCTATATTTGTCGTGGTACAATACATATGTGA
- a CDS encoding DDE-type integrase/transposase/recombinase, whose amino-acid sequence MNSISEEYCVRQRAVEYAIKHNNNSKAALKYKTSRQQIKRWRDRYDGTVQSLMPKSRRPKSHPNQHTQEEIDLIMKKYRRFSYEGLAQVYTEARKLGYSRSYGTMCKIIRKIRDNKPKKLKRLYKSTKKVKQATYPGEKVQIDIKYVPRECICFGMNDQNYYQITAIDEYTKKRVLRIVDEKSTYQTTKFLETLEAELGFKIEKIQSDNGREFTNAENGQKTLFELKLEEQG is encoded by the coding sequence ATGAATAGTATATCAGAAGAGTACTGTGTTCGTCAACGGGCAGTTGAGTATGCAATAAAACATAACAATAATTCAAAGGCGGCATTAAAATATAAAACGTCAAGACAGCAGATTAAGCGATGGCGTGACAGATATGACGGGACAGTGCAGTCACTGATGCCAAAAAGCAGAAGACCTAAAAGTCATCCAAATCAACATACTCAGGAAGAAATAGATTTAATTATGAAAAAATACAGGAGATTTTCATATGAAGGACTGGCACAGGTATATACCGAAGCTAGAAAACTGGGATACAGCCGTTCTTATGGAACTATGTGCAAAATAATAAGAAAAATTAGGGATAATAAGCCCAAAAAGCTTAAAAGGCTTTACAAAAGCACAAAAAAAGTGAAGCAGGCTACATATCCTGGCGAAAAGGTTCAGATAGACATAAAATATGTTCCAAGAGAATGCATATGTTTTGGAATGAATGACCAAAATTACTATCAGATAACGGCAATAGATGAGTATACAAAAAAGAGGGTATTAAGAATAGTGGATGAAAAAAGTACATACCAGACTACAAAATTTCTAGAAACGCTTGAAGCGGAGCTGGGCTTTAAAATAGAAAAAATACAAAGTGATAACGGCAGGGAGTTTACGAATGCGGAAAATGGCCAAAAGACACTATTTGAGTTAAAGCTGGAAGAACAGGGATAG
- a CDS encoding integrase core domain-containing protein gives MRTRLYSPWQNGKVERSHRLDSNYYLGKRFRGLEELRRSVKRYCSRYNNISRKVLNFKSPNEMLKEYRTNN, from the coding sequence ATGAGAACAAGACTGTATTCGCCGTGGCAGAATGGGAAAGTGGAAAGGAGCCACAGGCTAGACAGCAATTATTATTTAGGAAAAAGATTTAGAGGTCTAGAAGAATTAAGAAGGTCAGTAAAAAGATATTGCAGCAGATACAATAATATATCAAGAAAAGTATTAAATTTTAAAAGTCCAAATGAAATGCTGAAAGAATACAGGACAAACAATTAG
- a CDS encoding DUF4431 domain-containing protein: MKKIMFFIIFLLLLSCEKNGNVDNSENLANSKNISDNNENIKKTNNENIEKINKERSIEEEIKNMVVIWNAASNNADFGTLEKILGDKIDYYQSLISRDYYIADQKRFFQKNPVYSQRIVGNIIVTQLSDNKMLARFVKEVSTRKETKEYPSYLAFENINGSWKLVVESDTVSDANIARMKQRKNNTQEKVQEQQPAIITPNQSQYYYGSSVKLVGTITRRKYQNPDNSVANVFLLRLSTPITVIGNTEDSPTERNVQEIQLMGNETISLFDKDVVGKKVQITGELFHLHTGHHYTQVLILVSNINFLN; encoded by the coding sequence ATGAAAAAAATTATGTTTTTCATAATATTTTTATTACTATTATCATGTGAAAAAAACGGAAATGTTGATAATTCAGAGAATTTGGCTAATTCGAAGAATATTAGTGATAATAATGAAAATATAAAAAAGACTAACAATGAAAATATAGAAAAAATTAACAAAGAAAGAAGTATTGAAGAGGAAATAAAGAATATGGTTGTTATATGGAATGCAGCTTCTAATAATGCTGACTTTGGTACTTTAGAAAAAATATTAGGAGATAAAATTGATTATTATCAGTCTTTAATTTCCAGAGATTATTACATTGCAGATCAAAAAAGGTTTTTTCAAAAAAATCCTGTTTATAGTCAAAGAATAGTTGGCAACATCATAGTTACACAACTTTCTGATAACAAAATGCTAGCAAGATTTGTTAAAGAAGTGTCTACAAGAAAGGAAACAAAAGAATACCCTTCATACTTAGCCTTTGAAAATATTAATGGCAGCTGGAAATTAGTAGTAGAAAGTGATACTGTTTCAGATGCCAATATTGCAAGAATGAAACAGAGAAAAAATAATACTCAAGAAAAAGTGCAAGAACAACAACCTGCCATTATAACTCCTAACCAGTCACAATACTATTACGGTTCTTCTGTTAAACTAGTTGGAACAATTACCAGAAGAAAATATCAAAACCCAGATAATTCAGTAGCAAATGTGTTCTTATTAAGATTAAGTACACCTATTACAGTAATTGGAAATACTGAAGATAGCCCGACTGAAAGAAATGTGCAGGAAATTCAATTAATGGGAAATGAAACAATTTCTTTATTCGATAAAGATGTTGTAGGAAAAAAAGTACAAATTACTGGCGAGTTATTTCATTTGCACACAGGACATCATTATACTCAAGTTTTAATTCTGGTTTCAAATATAAATTTTTTAAATTAA
- a CDS encoding CAP domain-containing protein: MRKIKYQILIIGILSLISINANAGWAKHRDKILKGFKNWINSNDQRHSNNRYKNDNSPNKTNTNNSVSNTNTYTNNSLNFEMEVVRLINIERTKRGIHPLSISNKLFAAAAIRASELTQKFSHTRPNGSSYLTAVQNVGYPSSYVGENIAAGQISPIAVMESWMNSPGHRANILNPNYTEIGVEVNYEDGYYGISWVQLFGKLSDNN, translated from the coding sequence ATGCGTAAAATAAAATATCAAATTTTAATAATTGGAATTTTAAGTTTGATTTCAATTAATGCAAATGCAGGATGGGCGAAACATAGAGACAAAATTTTAAAAGGCTTTAAAAATTGGATAAATTCTAACGATCAACGGCACAGTAATAATAGATATAAAAATGATAATAGCCCAAACAAGACAAATACTAATAATTCTGTATCAAATACAAATACTTACACAAATAATAGTCTAAATTTTGAAATGGAAGTCGTAAGACTTATTAATATAGAAAGAACTAAAAGAGGAATTCATCCACTTTCTATATCTAATAAACTTTTTGCAGCAGCAGCTATTAGAGCTAGTGAACTTACACAGAAATTCAGCCATACAAGACCCAATGGGAGCAGTTATCTTACAGCAGTACAAAATGTTGGATATCCATCATCTTATGTAGGTGAAAATATTGCTGCTGGTCAAATAAGCCCTATCGCTGTAATGGAAAGCTGGATGAATAGTCCTGGTCATAGGGCTAATATCTTAAATCCAAATTACACAGAAATTGGCGTTGAAGTTAATTATGAAGATGGTTATTATGGAATATCTTGGGTACAGCTTTTTGGAAAACTATCAGATAATAACTAA
- a CDS encoding helix-turn-helix domain-containing protein, producing the protein MNSISEEYCVRQRAVEYAIKHNNNSKAALKYKTSRQQIKRWRDRYDGTVQSLMPKSRRPKSHPNQHTQEEIDLIMKNTGDFHMKDWHRYIPKLENWDTAVLMELCAK; encoded by the coding sequence ATGAATAGTATATCAGAAGAGTACTGTGTTCGTCAACGGGCAGTTGAGTATGCAATAAAACATAACAATAATTCAAAGGCGGCATTAAAATATAAAACGTCAAGACAGCAGATTAAGCGATGGCGTGACAGATATGACGGGACAGTGCAGTCACTGATGCCAAAAAGCAGAAGACCTAAAAGTCATCCAAATCAACATACTCAGGAAGAAATAGATTTAATTATGAAAAATACAGGAGATTTTCATATGAAGGACTGGCACAGGTATATACCGAAGCTAGAAAACTGGGATACAGCCGTTCTTATGGAACTATGTGCAAAATAA
- a CDS encoding DDE-type integrase/transposase/recombinase encodes MCKIIRKIRDNKPKKLKRLYKSTKKVKQATYPGEKVQIDIKYVPRECICFGMNDQNYYQITAIDEYTRKRILRIVDEKSTYQTTKFLETLEAELGFKIEKIQSDNGREFTNAENGKKTLFELKLEELGIEYMTTRPYSPWQNGKVERSHRLDSNYYLGKRFRSLEELRRSVKRYCSRYNNISRKVLNFKSPNEMLKEYRTNN; translated from the coding sequence ATGTGCAAAATAATAAGAAAAATTAGGGATAATAAGCCCAAAAAGCTTAAAAGGCTTTACAAAAGCACAAAAAAAGTGAAGCAGGCTACATATCCTGGCGAAAAGGTTCAGATAGACATAAAATATGTTCCAAGAGAATGCATATGTTTTGGAATGAATGACCAGAATTACTATCAGATAACGGCAATAGATGAGTATACAAGAAAGAGGATATTAAGAATAGTGGATGAAAAAAGTACATACCAGACTACAAAATTTCTAGAAACGCTTGAAGCGGAGCTGGGCTTTAAAATAGAAAAAATACAAAGTGATAACGGCAGGGAGTTTACGAATGCGGAAAATGGCAAAAAGACACTATTTGAGCTAAAGCTGGAAGAACTAGGGATAGAATACATGACAACAAGACCGTATTCGCCATGGCAGAACGGAAAAGTGGAAAGGAGCCACAGGCTAGACAGCAATTATTATTTAGGAAAAAGATTTAGAAGTCTGGAAGAATTAAGAAGGTCAGTAAAAAGATATTGCAGCAGATACAATAATATATCAAGAAAAGTATTAAATTTTAAAAGTCCAAATGAAATGCTGAAAGAATATAGGACAAACAATTAG
- a CDS encoding energy-coupling factor ABC transporter permease: MKKRTLLFLVLTSMLLIGVNGFSMHIMEGFLPLNWVIVWFVVCIPFWILGIKKLQTVSKGSVKDKMTLALAGAFIFVLSALKIPSVTGSSSHPTGVGLSAILYGPFVTSILGTIVLIFQAGLLAHGGFTTLGANTASMAIVGPIVSYLIYKGLAKKNRAVAIFLAAAIGDLATYVVTSFQLALAYPSPEGGVLASFIKFGMVFAVTQIPLAIIEGLLTNVVMNILDKYEVKGVEE; the protein is encoded by the coding sequence ATGAAAAAGAGAACATTATTATTTTTAGTTTTAACCAGTATGCTTTTAATAGGTGTAAACGGGTTTTCAATGCATATTATGGAAGGATTTCTACCGTTAAATTGGGTTATTGTATGGTTTGTTGTGTGTATTCCGTTTTGGATTTTGGGGATAAAAAAACTTCAAACTGTTTCTAAAGGAAGTGTTAAGGATAAAATGACGCTTGCATTGGCGGGAGCATTTATTTTTGTGTTATCGGCGTTGAAGATTCCGTCAGTTACAGGGAGTTCGTCACATCCGACAGGAGTAGGACTTTCAGCTATTTTGTATGGACCATTTGTAACTTCAATTTTAGGGACAATTGTATTGATATTTCAAGCTGGATTACTTGCACATGGAGGATTTACGACTCTTGGAGCGAATACGGCTTCAATGGCAATTGTTGGACCAATTGTTTCGTACTTGATTTATAAAGGACTTGCTAAGAAGAATAGAGCGGTTGCAATATTTTTGGCAGCAGCAATAGGGGATCTTGCAACTTATGTTGTTACATCTTTTCAGTTGGCACTTGCGTATCCATCGCCTGAAGGTGGAGTACTTGCTTCATTTATTAAATTTGGAATGGTATTTGCAGTAACTCAAATTCCACTTGCTATAATTGAAGGATTGCTTACAAATGTTGTAATGAATATACTTGACAAATATGAAGTAAAAGGGGTGGAAGAATAA
- a CDS encoding RNA-guided endonuclease InsQ/TnpB family protein, protein MYLTLKQQVKHLSKKEFRNLKYLSHIAKNLTNEAIYNVRQHYFQNKKYLSYNENYKMLKNSENYKKLNSNMAQQILKEVDGSFKSFFGLLKLAKNGQYDNKKIKLPKYLDKDGFTTLVIGFVRLKDDILIVPYSNSFRKTHKEIAIKLPPVLKGKKIKEIRIIPKQHSRYFEIQYIYEVEEVQRELNENNVLGIDLGIDNLCTCVTNSGSSFIIDGRKLKSINQYYNKTNAKLQSIKDKQKIERTTLRQKRIARKRNNRINDYLSKAARIIVNYCLNNDIGQIVLGYNEDFQRKSNIGSVNNQNFVNIPYGKLRDKLIYLCKLYGIEFKLQEESYTSKASFFDGDEIPIYDKENQKEYIFSGKRIKRGLYQTRAGKLINADCNGALNILRKSKVVDLSILYNRGELDTPKRIRIA, encoded by the coding sequence ATGTATTTAACATTAAAACAACAGGTAAAACATCTTAGTAAAAAAGAGTTTAGGAATTTAAAATATTTATCTCATATAGCCAAGAACTTAACTAATGAAGCTATATATAATGTTAGACAACACTATTTTCAAAATAAAAAATATTTAAGTTATAATGAAAACTATAAAATGCTTAAAAACAGTGAGAATTACAAGAAATTAAATTCTAATATGGCTCAGCAAATTCTAAAAGAAGTAGATGGAAGTTTCAAATCGTTTTTTGGACTTTTAAAACTTGCTAAAAACGGTCAATACGATAATAAAAAAATAAAATTACCTAAATATCTTGATAAAGATGGTTTTACAACTCTTGTTATAGGTTTTGTAAGATTAAAAGATGATATTCTGATAGTTCCTTATTCAAATTCATTTAGAAAGACACATAAGGAAATCGCAATAAAGCTACCACCAGTATTAAAAGGCAAGAAGATAAAAGAGATTAGAATAATACCCAAACAACATTCTAGGTACTTTGAAATTCAATATATTTATGAGGTAGAAGAAGTTCAAAGGGAATTAAATGAAAACAATGTACTAGGAATTGATTTAGGTATAGATAATCTTTGTACTTGTGTTACAAATTCTGGATCTTCATTCATAATAGATGGTAGAAAATTAAAATCAATAAATCAATACTATAATAAGACAAATGCAAAATTACAAAGTATAAAAGATAAGCAAAAGATTGAGCGAACGACATTAAGGCAAAAGAGAATAGCTAGAAAGAGAAATAATCGTATAAATGATTATCTTTCAAAAGCGGCAAGAATAATTGTAAATTATTGTCTTAATAATGATATAGGACAAATAGTTCTAGGATATAACGAGGATTTTCAAAGAAAATCAAATATAGGAAGTGTAAATAATCAAAATTTTGTAAATATACCATATGGAAAATTAAGAGATAAATTAATATACCTATGTAAACTATATGGAATAGAATTTAAACTGCAAGAAGAGAGTTATACATCAAAAGCAAGTTTCTTTGATGGAGATGAAATCCCGATATATGATAAAGAAAATCAAAAAGAATATATATTCAGTGGAAAAAGGATAAAAAGAGGACTGTATCAAACAAGAGCAGGTAAACTCATAAATGCAGATTGTAATGGAGCATTAAATATTTTAAGAAAAAGTAAAGTTGTGGATTTAAGTATCCTATACAATAGAGGTGAACTGGACACGCCTAAAAGAATAAGGATAGCATAG
- a CDS encoding energy-coupling factor ABC transporter substrate-binding protein — translation MVLILLIGVVPLLLVKSEFGGSDDKGEEMIKTIKPDYKPWAKNLIELPGEETESLLFALQAALGAGIVGYVLGYFKGERKNANR, via the coding sequence GTGGTTTTAATACTTTTGATAGGTGTCGTACCATTACTTCTTGTAAAATCTGAATTTGGTGGTTCAGATGACAAGGGAGAAGAAATGATTAAAACGATAAAACCTGATTATAAGCCTTGGGCTAAAAATTTAATAGAATTGCCTGGAGAGGAAACTGAAAGTTTACTTTTTGCGTTACAAGCAGCACTAGGTGCAGGAATTGTAGGATATGTTTTAGGATATTTCAAAGGTGAAAGAAAAAATGCTAATAGATAA
- a CDS encoding CbiQ family ECF transporter T component, producing the protein MLIDKISYTNPIKNINPGIKFTLSMMTLVFLLYTGSKVVFIFNLTLFNLLLLFVVKVKVKDLLKLNFVPALFILTTVISLWLIKADIWTFLLRSFSSISVIYFLICSTPVVDLDYIFEKMRFPKIFREMFLLIYRYIFLLFENKERLKNAQEVRLGYSSFKNGMKSFPMLVVAILKKTYYYNLNSIKAVESRLGKEFIFSHRKYKKIGFETIFVIIIVAINLYLVVK; encoded by the coding sequence ATGCTAATAGATAAAATATCATATACGAATCCCATAAAAAATATTAATCCTGGAATAAAATTTACGTTGTCAATGATGACATTAGTATTTTTGCTTTACACGGGAAGTAAAGTAGTATTTATTTTTAATCTTACACTATTTAATTTACTTCTTTTATTTGTAGTAAAAGTGAAAGTGAAAGATTTACTAAAGCTGAATTTTGTTCCAGCTTTATTTATTTTAACAACTGTAATTTCATTATGGCTAATAAAGGCGGATATTTGGACATTTTTGTTACGTTCATTTTCGTCAATATCAGTAATTTATTTTCTTATTTGCTCAACACCAGTTGTAGATTTAGACTATATATTTGAAAAAATGAGATTTCCAAAAATTTTTAGAGAAATGTTTTTGTTGATTTATAGATATATTTTTTTGTTGTTTGAGAATAAGGAAAGACTCAAAAATGCACAGGAAGTAAGACTTGGATACAGTAGTTTTAAGAATGGGATGAAATCATTTCCAATGTTAGTGGTAGCTATATTAAAAAAAACATATTACTATAATCTTAATTCTATAAAGGCTGTAGAATCAAGACTGGGAAAGGAATTTATCTTTTCTCATAGAAAATACAAAAAAATTGGATTTGAAACTATTTTTGTAATAATAATAGTTGCAATAAATTTATATTTGGTGGTAAAATAA
- a CDS encoding energy-coupling factor ABC transporter ATP-binding protein, producing the protein MLKLENITFSYDNETEALKNVTLNIEKGKKTLFLGENGSGKSTLFLIMNGLLKAQKGDIYFEGKKVKHKKKDLEELRRKVGIIFQDPEIQIFAPLVFQEVAYGPENLGYSEEKVEENVNRAMKEINIEELRDRPCHHLSYGQKKRVSIAAITAMEPELLILDEPTAWLDSKNTKRVSEILDNFSKAGKTLVVSTHDTDFAYEFADYIYVLDKGKIVRQGSRDEVFEDFEFLKKLNLNVPNILKIKSYLKYRNLDENDYCKFLEEKNLL; encoded by the coding sequence ATGCTTAAACTTGAAAATATAACTTTTTCGTATGATAATGAAACAGAAGCGTTAAAAAATGTGACTTTGAATATTGAAAAAGGAAAGAAAACATTATTTCTTGGGGAAAATGGCTCAGGAAAATCAACTTTATTTTTAATAATGAATGGACTCTTGAAGGCACAAAAAGGAGACATTTATTTTGAGGGGAAGAAGGTTAAACATAAAAAAAAGGATTTGGAGGAATTGAGAAGAAAAGTTGGAATAATTTTTCAAGATCCTGAAATACAAATTTTTGCTCCGTTAGTTTTTCAAGAAGTGGCTTATGGACCTGAAAATCTTGGATATTCTGAGGAAAAAGTAGAAGAAAATGTTAATAGAGCAATGAAGGAAATCAATATTGAGGAGTTGAGGGACAGACCTTGTCATCATTTGAGTTATGGTCAGAAAAAACGGGTTTCAATAGCGGCAATTACAGCAATGGAGCCAGAATTGTTGATTCTAGATGAACCTACAGCTTGGTTGGATTCGAAAAATACAAAAAGAGTTTCTGAAATTTTAGATAATTTTTCTAAAGCTGGGAAAACACTTGTAGTTTCGACACACGATACAGATTTTGCATATGAATTCGCTGACTATATTTATGTTCTTGATAAAGGGAAAATTGTAAGACAAGGTAGTAGAGACGAAGTTTTTGAGGATTTTGAATTTTTGAAAAAATTAAATTTGAATGTTCCAAATATTTTGAAAATTAAAAGTTATCTTAAGTATAGAAATCTTGATGAAAATGATTATTGTAAATTTTTGGAGGAAAAAAATTTGTTATGA